The Pseudomonas triclosanedens genome has a window encoding:
- a CDS encoding thioesterase II family protein has translation MLRLFCLPYSGASAMVYARWKRQLPGWIDICPLELPGRGRRFGEALQTDLHALADQLAGEIEERLDQPYALFGHSLGALLIFELAHALRRRGLPAPQMLFASAAPAPSRRESHLELAREQTDAQLMERMRRLGGTPEAVFADSEMLRLILPVLRADFLLCGRYRYYRRAQLGCPIHVFGGKRDRLSVESLSAWQDETRAGFSLEMLDGDHFFINSGEARLLELLLGRLRQPGLAPSLALA, from the coding sequence ATGCTGCGGCTGTTCTGCCTGCCGTATTCCGGCGCCAGTGCGATGGTCTATGCGCGCTGGAAACGTCAATTGCCCGGCTGGATCGATATCTGCCCGCTGGAATTGCCTGGCCGTGGCCGGCGCTTTGGCGAAGCCCTGCAGACCGACCTGCACGCGCTGGCCGATCAACTGGCCGGGGAGATCGAAGAGCGTCTGGACCAGCCCTACGCACTGTTCGGCCATAGCCTCGGCGCTCTGCTGATCTTCGAGCTGGCCCACGCATTGCGCCGTCGCGGCCTGCCCGCGCCGCAGATGCTGTTCGCCTCCGCCGCCCCCGCGCCGTCGCGCCGCGAAAGCCACCTGGAGCTGGCGCGGGAACAGACCGACGCGCAACTCATGGAGCGCATGCGGCGCCTGGGCGGTACGCCGGAAGCAGTGTTCGCCGATAGCGAAATGCTGCGGCTGATCCTGCCGGTGCTGCGCGCCGATTTCCTGCTCTGCGGACGCTACCGCTACTACCGCCGCGCCCAGCTCGGCTGCCCGATCCACGTCTTCGGCGGCAAGCGCGATCGGTTGTCGGTGGAATCGCTGTCGGCCTGGCAGGACGAAACCCGCGCCGGCTTCTCTCTGGAGATGCTCGACGGCGACCACTTCTTCATCAACAGCGGCGAAGCGCGCCTGCTTGAACTTCTGCTCGGGCGCCTGCGGCAGCCGGGCCTTGCGCCTAGCCTGGCGCTGGCCTGA
- a CDS encoding RNA polymerase factor sigma-70 has product MSKPMPAESRPALHELFATHRQTFINAAARILGCRSHAEDVVHDAYLKLNGSVLTPGIQSQSGYLMRVVRNLAIDLYRRQALEKRYAGSEEEGMYIPTPSASPEAEHEDRQTLEAISSALQSLPERTRYAFEMYRLHGCTQKEIAEELGVSPTLVNFMVRDALVHCRKTLKSLDGNRG; this is encoded by the coding sequence ATGTCCAAGCCAATGCCCGCCGAGTCGCGGCCCGCTCTGCACGAGCTGTTCGCCACCCACCGGCAGACCTTCATCAATGCGGCCGCACGCATCCTCGGCTGCCGCAGCCATGCCGAAGACGTGGTGCACGATGCCTATCTGAAGCTCAATGGCTCGGTGCTCACGCCCGGCATCCAGTCACAGAGCGGCTACCTGATGCGCGTGGTGCGCAATCTCGCCATCGACCTCTACCGGCGCCAGGCGCTGGAGAAGCGCTACGCCGGCAGCGAGGAGGAAGGCATGTACATCCCGACGCCCTCGGCGTCGCCGGAAGCCGAGCACGAAGACCGCCAGACTCTGGAAGCCATCTCCAGCGCCCTGCAGTCCCTGCCCGAACGCACCCGCTATGCCTTCGAGATGTATCGCCTGCACGGCTGTACGCAGAAGGAAATCGCCGAGGAGCTGGGGGTTTCTCCGACCCTGGTGAACTTCATGGTGCGCGACGCGCTGGTGCACTGCCGTAAAACCCTGAAGAGCCTGGATGGCAACCGCGGCTGA
- a CDS encoding TauD/TfdA family dioxygenase, which produces MSQSTLFEIAPLAGARGGLPLLVQARGDGIDLLDALTELRPLVDERLPVCAGILFRGFQVGAAERFREFAAGFGHPLLNYEFGSTPRSNVTSGVYTSTEYPPHQHIPLHNEQAYTREWPMKIWFYCVQAAHSGGETPIADSREIYRRVDEGIRRRFSERGLMYTRNFGNGLDVAWEQVFNSDDPAVVEAYCKAHRIACEWKDDGELRTRQVCQAVAQHPFTHDWVWFNQAHLFHISNLPAEVRESLLEIVDEQDLPRNVYYGDGSPIEPSVLDEIRGVLDQAKVCFPWCSGDVLMLDNMLAAHARAPFSGPRKVVVAMAEGYGA; this is translated from the coding sequence ATGTCCCAATCAACCCTGTTCGAAATCGCTCCCCTTGCCGGTGCCCGTGGTGGCCTGCCGCTACTGGTGCAGGCGCGCGGCGATGGCATCGACCTGCTCGACGCCCTCACCGAGCTGCGGCCGCTCGTGGATGAGCGCCTGCCGGTATGTGCCGGCATCCTGTTTCGCGGCTTCCAGGTCGGCGCGGCGGAGCGCTTCCGCGAGTTCGCCGCCGGCTTCGGTCACCCGCTGCTGAACTACGAGTTCGGCTCCACCCCGCGCAGCAACGTCACCAGCGGCGTCTACACCTCCACCGAGTACCCGCCGCACCAGCACATCCCGCTGCACAACGAGCAGGCATACACCCGCGAGTGGCCGATGAAGATATGGTTCTACTGCGTGCAGGCCGCGCACAGCGGCGGAGAGACGCCCATTGCCGACAGCCGCGAGATCTACCGCCGAGTGGACGAAGGCATCCGCCGCCGTTTCAGCGAGCGCGGGCTGATGTACACCCGCAACTTCGGCAATGGCCTCGACGTGGCCTGGGAACAGGTGTTCAACAGCGACGACCCGGCAGTGGTCGAGGCCTACTGCAAGGCCCATCGCATCGCCTGCGAATGGAAGGACGACGGCGAGTTGCGCACCCGCCAGGTGTGCCAGGCGGTGGCGCAGCATCCGTTCACCCATGACTGGGTCTGGTTCAACCAGGCGCACCTCTTCCACATCTCCAACCTGCCTGCGGAAGTGCGCGAAAGCCTGCTGGAAATCGTCGACGAGCAGGACCTGCCGCGCAACGTCTACTACGGCGACGGCAGCCCCATCGAGCCCTCGGTACTCGACGAAATCCGCGGCGTGCTGGACCAGGCCAAGGTCTGCTTCCCCTGGTGCAGCGGCGATGTACTGATGCTCGACAACATGCTCGCGGCCCATGCGCGCGCGCCGTTCAGCGGGCCGCGCAAGGTAGTGGTCGCGATGGCCGAAGGGTACGGGGCCTGA
- a CDS encoding MbtH family protein, which translates to MAFDREDAVYKVLVNGEEQYSLWPDYKEVPAGWREAGQRGSKAECLAFVERHWTDMRPLSLRQKMDGPVAGR; encoded by the coding sequence ATGGCATTCGATCGCGAAGATGCGGTGTACAAGGTTCTGGTCAACGGCGAGGAGCAATACTCGCTGTGGCCCGATTACAAGGAAGTCCCCGCCGGCTGGCGCGAAGCCGGTCAGCGCGGCAGCAAGGCGGAGTGCCTGGCCTTCGTGGAGCGTCACTGGACCGACATGCGCCCGCTGAGCCTGCGACAGAAGATGGACGGCCCGGTGGCGGGGCGCTGA
- a CDS encoding DMT family transporter — MNYLFPLLAVAIWSGNTVVNKLAVGQIAPAEIGFFRWLLAGLLLTPFLLRATLAHWPTIRANLGKIVTLGLLGMAVYQCLAYYAAALTSATNMGIILSLMPLMSLALAALMLNHRMNLAAVLGALVSLGGVLLVITQGNPRQLLSHGMNLGDGMMIVATLAYGVYGVLLKKWNLPLPPLLMLYLQVLVAIIALAPLYIASPHHGLTSTNLPLVLYAALLASIVGALAWMQGVARMGPSRMALFFNLLPVLTAAIAAVVLDERLTSYHLIGGALTLAGVLLAELWRPREKPAAAIGAR, encoded by the coding sequence ATGAATTACCTGTTCCCCTTGCTGGCCGTGGCCATCTGGTCCGGCAACACCGTCGTCAACAAGCTGGCCGTGGGGCAGATCGCCCCAGCGGAGATCGGCTTCTTCCGCTGGCTGCTGGCAGGCCTGCTGCTGACACCCTTCCTGCTGCGTGCCACCCTCGCCCACTGGCCGACGATCCGCGCCAACCTGGGGAAGATCGTCACCCTCGGCCTGCTCGGCATGGCCGTCTACCAATGCCTGGCGTACTACGCCGCCGCGCTCACCTCGGCAACCAACATGGGCATCATCCTTTCGCTGATGCCACTGATGTCCCTGGCGCTCGCCGCGCTGATGCTCAACCACCGCATGAACCTCGCCGCCGTGCTCGGCGCGCTGGTCTCGCTGGGTGGCGTGCTGCTGGTGATCACCCAGGGCAACCCGCGGCAACTGCTCAGCCACGGGATGAACCTGGGCGACGGCATGATGATCGTCGCCACCCTCGCCTACGGTGTCTACGGCGTACTGCTGAAGAAGTGGAACCTGCCGCTGCCGCCGCTTTTGATGCTTTACCTTCAGGTGCTTGTGGCGATCATCGCGCTGGCGCCGCTGTACATCGCCTCGCCGCATCACGGCCTGACCTCCACCAACCTGCCGCTGGTGCTGTATGCCGCTCTGCTGGCGTCCATCGTCGGTGCGCTGGCCTGGATGCAGGGCGTGGCGCGCATGGGGCCGAGCCGCATGGCGCTGTTCTTCAACCTGCTGCCGGTGCTGACCGCCGCCATCGCCGCCGTAGTGCTGGACGAACGCCTGACCAGCTACCACCTGATCGGCGGTGCTCTGACACTGGCCGGCGTGCTGCTCGCCGAGCTGTGGCGGCCACGGGAGAAACCCGCCGCCGCCATCGGCGCGCGCTGA
- a CDS encoding AraC family transcriptional regulator: protein MTRPLPLPLPDTDRLPGDLYFRYDEFDAGTHSPSHRHAWGQLNYASHGVMELEVDGQRFLSPPQYAVWVPPGLQHSCYNRQAIVYRSLYVSAELSRKLPATPCTLAISDILKAILSDFAARRVNLPRSDADRRLAGVVIDQLQAAQPHDDYLPYASSPALAEVLAALQAEPGDSRTLAQWAERVHSTERTLARCCQRELGMSFGEWRQRLRFLAAIEALASGEGVQQIAFNLGYSSPSAFISMFRRLSGTTPEQYRLTFRALTEG, encoded by the coding sequence ATGACCCGCCCGTTACCTCTCCCGCTTCCCGACACCGACCGGCTGCCCGGCGACCTGTACTTCCGCTACGACGAGTTCGACGCCGGCACCCATTCGCCCAGCCATCGCCACGCCTGGGGCCAGTTGAACTATGCGTCTCATGGTGTGATGGAACTGGAGGTGGACGGTCAGCGCTTCCTTTCGCCACCGCAGTACGCGGTCTGGGTGCCGCCGGGGCTGCAACACAGTTGCTACAACCGCCAGGCCATCGTCTACCGCTCGCTGTATGTGTCCGCCGAGCTTTCCCGCAAGTTGCCGGCGACGCCCTGTACGCTGGCTATCAGCGACATTCTCAAGGCGATCCTCTCCGACTTCGCCGCACGTCGGGTCAATCTCCCGCGCAGCGATGCCGACCGCCGCCTGGCCGGCGTCGTGATCGACCAGTTGCAGGCTGCCCAGCCCCACGACGATTACCTGCCTTATGCCAGCAGCCCGGCGCTGGCCGAAGTGCTGGCTGCGCTGCAGGCCGAACCGGGCGACAGTCGCACCCTGGCACAGTGGGCCGAGCGTGTCCACAGCACCGAGCGCACGTTGGCGCGCTGCTGTCAGCGGGAGCTGGGAATGTCGTTCGGTGAATGGCGCCAGCGCCTGCGCTTTCTTGCGGCGATAGAGGCACTGGCGTCGGGGGAGGGTGTGCAGCAGATCGCCTTCAATCTGGGCTATAGCAGTCCGTCGGCGTTCATCTCGATGTTCCGCCGGCTGTCCGGCACGACCCCTGAGCAGTACCGGTTGACCTTCCGTGCGCTGACGGAAGGCTGA